DNA sequence from the Rattus rattus isolate New Zealand chromosome 2, Rrattus_CSIRO_v1, whole genome shotgun sequence genome:
GGGACCAGTCAAGCCCTCCACATGCCAACCCCTCCCAAGGAACTGGAGGGTACCGCTCCACTTCCTTCTTTGTTAAATCAGCACGACACACGTTCACAGTGCATTTTTTTCCACCTTAAAAAtagctttggttttttttcctgactACATAAACATTAAGAAACCCGATGGCTGGGGTGtagctcttcctttctttctttctttctttcttctttttttatttgtatttattttgttttgtgtttttagacagcatctcaaaaaagaaaattgcatttATATAAAACTCTGAACACTGTAACAGCATATACACTAAATTAGACAATACAGAGGTGCTCAGTGTGAcccctgtgcaaggatgacacTCACACTTGCAAGGCATcacacattgttttttaaaaagatttctcaaGCCTGGTAGTAGCATTGGCGGCTGTGCacgcctttgaccccagcactcaggaggcagaggcaggcagatctctgagtctgaggccagtctggtctacagagttctaggacagccagggctacagagagaaaccctgtcttaaaacacaacaaaacccctaaataaataaacaagatttctaattttatttatgcGTGTAAGTGTGTATAAGTCTGGACACCTgtggcatcagatctcatggaATCTGCAGTTGCCATGTGgggtctgggaactgaacccaagtccccTGGAGTAGCAgtaaatggtttttttttgtttttgtttttgtttttttttttgatggacatgagatatgagtacactgtcgctgtcttcagacacaccagaagagggcatcagatcccattacagatggttgtgagccaccatgtggttgctgggagttgaactcaggacctctggaagagcagtcagtgctcttaaccactgagccatttctccagccccagtaaatgctcttaaccaccaagccatatCATTATTCAGTGCACCCCctgccttattattattattaatctgggtgtggtgatgctcacctttaatcccaacatccaggaggcagatacagataaatctctgagttctaggctagtcaaAACTACCTAGTGAGTCTCAGTCCCCCAAAAAGGTCTAAACAAGAGAGGGAAAGTCAGTCTGAAATGATACCATTACAGcccctcacacacatgtgtattatatacattACTTTATTATAGCAGTGGGGCAAAGTGTAGCAGATCACTCAGCTACCGGGGACAACCTTCCTTCCAACGCAGTGaccacacacctctctctcaaCCCGTGTGGCgaccttcctgttctttctcatttctcataAGACAGGAtcctatggggctggagagatggctcaagggttaagaggaTTAGTTGCTCtgccagaggatctgggttcaattttcagcacccatatggcagctcacacctgtctataactccagtcccaggataTCCAACACGCAGAGTGTACAGACgcacatgtaggcagaacacccatgaaataaaaataaaggttaaaaaaatgaaaaggagtcagaggcaggaggatctccgagttcaaggccagcctggtcttcagagtgagttcaaggacagccagagctacacaaaggaactctgtctcaacaaaacaaacaaaagacaggacCGTATCCAGGCTGGCATATATGGAGGTGGACAGCAGGTACACTGGTAGTCAATACTCTTAATACATGGTGccctctcagggctggagagatggctcagtggttaaaaacacttgttgcttttgcagaggttgggttccctgaacccacatggtagttcacaaccctctgtaactccagttccaggacatgcgatgccctcttctgacctgtggGCACCAGCTGTGCATGTGGTACACTCACAACCTTGCAGGCAGCCACTCATACACGTGAATCTAAAAGCAAAAGTTAATAGCCTCCTTTTGACCACGTTTCCGAATTTTCCTGTGGGAACCCAACACATAGCTGATGCTTCACACTTGCCTCGCTCTGCTCCTCCGTTCCTCCGTAGGCATGGCTCTGCCTGGGGCTGCATGGCAGCCCAGAGAGTTTTAATGTTCGGGTGGGGGATCATAGGAGGGTTGTGATAACGTGTTTGCAAAATCTCAGCAGAATGCCAACCACTCACAAAATATTTGTACACCCTACTTCAtctctctcagtgctgggactggaAGGGGGTTCAAACAGATTCCATTAGACCCAGCCTCGCTGCTAAGGACCTGACCTCacggaggagaaaagggaaacctCCAACTAGGAAGTGATGGATCCAGTGTGAGGTACTGACCATTCACTAGGATGGACCTGTTCCCAGCTCTGGACCAGGCCCAGGTAGGAGAGGCAGTTTCCAAACGCTCCACCCTCAGTTGAGTAGGGGATTAAGAGCAATGATGAGACTCCCATACAATGAGGCACTTCCTGTGTGGCAGAACATACCTGGTGGAGGTCCCGGATGCAAGTGAATACCTGGGCAGGAGCAATGAGCAGAGCCAGGAACCAGGGAAAGGAGTCTGTAGGATCTACCGTTCAgactctgggcctcagtttcccctcaagAGAGTCTTGGGGAGGGCTAACATTTTAATTgcagcatttgagaggcaaaggcaggtggatctcattGTGTTCCAGATCACCGGCGAGTGCTAagtcaaccagggctacagagtgaaaggctgtttaaaaacaaaacaaaacaaaacaggattgaGGGGCCTGGCATCATTCTGTAAGACACCATGGGCCTGTAAAGACACGTACTTTTTATTAGGTGTCCCCTAAAGAGAGCACTGATACAGGGAGAGTAGAAATGAAAAAAGTTATCAGAGatgcctctttttttcttcctgagacagtgcttctttgtgtagtcctgaatgtcctggaattctgtttagaccaggctggccttgaactcacagagatcagcctggctctgcctcctgattgctgggattagaagtTTACACCAcccgacttttttttttctttttcaaaatagaGTTGAACTacatagacctggctggcctcagagttagaggtctacctgcctctgctttccttgtgctaggattaaaggtgtaatcCACCAAGCCCCACAGGAGAGttggcttttttaaaagttaattttattattatattgtgtTTGAGAGTGTAGGCACACGTCATAGCCTCCATGAGGAGGTCCGAGAACAACTCCcggaactcaggtctccaggctttcTCTACCAGCAAGtgttttccccactgagccatctcacctgcccctTTCCACTCATTTAGTTTTCTCCATCCCTTCAGACGGATCCCTGTATACCTGCAGCGTCACAGCCAGAAGTTGGTATGTAGTCAGGGATGAGCTCTTTGCCTCTACCTTGCAAGTTCGAAgaacaccaggcatgcatgaaTATAGGACCAGGGCTAAGCTTGGGCTCCTGCACATGAGGCAATCACTGTGACTGAGCTACACCCCCTACGCTTCTTGTTGTgtattgttttgaggcagggtcttatgtagcctaggccggccttgaactcctgatcctcctgtctatgccttctgagtgttggggttaTTGGTATACACCTCACTTCAACTTAACAGTTGCTTTGTCTGTCATCTTCCTGTTCCTCACGTATGTGTTCCTTTATTTCAGCTTCTCAACTCTGGACTAAGGAGAGAATCTTGGAACAAGAGCAAAACACATCGCTGCTGAGAAGATCTCACCTTTCTGCCTCCGGTTCTCCAACAGGAATTTCATccacctgggaagagagtgggGTGCGTTCACGACCCTGTTTTTGTTGGCCTTTAGCTTGTTCTGATATCTTGGGCCAACTTGATCACATCTCACCCtccggtttttgttttgtttttggcaacAGTGGACATTGGCCTCTGGAGCCTGTTGTAGGCAGACGGTGTTGAGAGGCACTGAGGACTGAGCAGCCAGGACTGTGTGCTGAAGTCACCATGTCCACCAAGGTCCCCATCTATTTGAAACGTGGCAGCCGCAAAGGCAAGAAAGAGAAGCTTCGGGACCTGCTCTCCTCAGACATGATCAGCCCGCCACTTGGGGACTTCCGTCACACTATCCACATCGGCAGTGGTGGTGGAGATGACATGTTCGGGGACATCTCCTTCCTTCAGGGCAAGTTCCATCTCCTTCCAGGAACAGCAgtggaagaggctgaggaggatggCAGCTTCGACCTTCCCTTCCAGTTTACCCGCACTACCACGGTGTGTGGGCGAGAGCTCCCTGGTGGGCTGTCACCTTTGCTCAAAAATGCCATCTCCCTTCCAGTAATTGGTGGACCTCAGGCCCTCACTCTGCCCACAGCCCAGGCTCCACCTAAGCCTCCGCGCCTGCACCTTGAATCACCACAGCCTTCTCCAAAGTCCTCCCCACAGGAGGCAGGCAATGTGGACGTCTGGAGGGTTCCAGAGGCTGGCTCGCCCCACAATGGGATGAGCCCTGAGCCAGAGGCCGAGGAGCCCTTCCTGTCCCATGCCAGCTCTCTGCTGTCCCTGCATGTGGACCTGGGGCCTTCTATCCTAGATGACGTCCTCCAGATTATGGATCAGGACCTAGGCCGTGTGCAGATCCCCACATAAGACCCTTGGCTGACCAGGCAGGTCACCCAGGCTGTGGTGATGCCTGGAGACATCTATGGACAATGGCCCTAACCTAGGAGTCAGGGTCTCAGGTCACACCTATGGGTGCTGGCCAGTGACTGTCATTTTGAGCCTTTGTTTTCCCTACTCTCAATGGACAGAGTATATCTTTGTTTTCATCTAACAACATCCACAGGGGACCCATGCAGAAGTTG
Encoded proteins:
- the Cdc42ep2 gene encoding cdc42 effector protein 2, which gives rise to MSTKVPIYLKRGSRKGKKEKLRDLLSSDMISPPLGDFRHTIHIGSGGGDDMFGDISFLQGKFHLLPGTAVEEAEEDGSFDLPFQFTRTTTVCGRELPGGLSPLLKNAISLPVIGGPQALTLPTAQAPPKPPRLHLESPQPSPKSSPQEAGNVDVWRVPEAGSPHNGMSPEPEAEEPFLSHASSLLSLHVDLGPSILDDVLQIMDQDLGRVQIPT